In Struthio camelus isolate bStrCam1 chromosome 4, bStrCam1.hap1, whole genome shotgun sequence, a genomic segment contains:
- the SGMS2 gene encoding phosphatidylcholine:ceramide cholinephosphotransferase 2, whose protein sequence is MNTIETAKLEEHMEGQNNDTSNGYARPTLSISEETKNGNSKPKGLSNGLRKSTKKYPDYIQIAMPAESRNKFPLEWWKTGIAFVYALFNLILTTVMITVVHERVPPKELSPPLPDKFFDYIDRVKWAFSVSEINGMILVGLWIFQWLFLRYKSIVGRRFFFIIGTLYLYRCITMYVTTLPVPGMHFQCAPKLNGDSQAKVQRILRLISGGGLSITGSHILCGDFLFSGHTVVLTLIYLFIKEYSPRHFWWYHLICWLMSAAGIVCILVAHEHYTVDVIIAYYITTRLFWWYHSMANEKTLKVSSQTNFLSRAWWYPIFYFFEKNVQGSVPCSFSWPISWPPSCFKSSCKKYSRVQKTGEDNEKST, encoded by the exons ATGAATACCATTGAGACGGCAAAGCTTGAAGAGCATATGGAGGGTCAAAACAATGACACTTCAAATGGCTACGCACGACCTACTCTCTCTATTAGTGAAGAGACCAAAAATGGCAATAGCAAACCAAAGGGTTTGTCCAATGGCTTGCGCAAAAGCACAAAGAAGTATCCTGACTACATCCAAATTGCTATGCCTGCTGAATCTCGGAACAAATTTCCTCTGGAATGGTGGAAAACAGGCATTGCCTTTGTCTATGCTCTCTTCAATTTGATTCTAACAACTGTCATGATCACTGTGGTCCATGAGAGAGTACCTCCAAAGGAGCTTAGCCCTCCCTTGCCTGACAAATTTTTTGATTATATTGATCGTGTGAAATGGGCTTTTTCTGTATCAGAAATAAATGGAATGATACTAGTTGGATTATGGATATTCCAGTGGCTGTTTCTTAGATATAA GTCAATAGTGGGACGCAGGTTCTTTTTTATAATAGGAACTTTGTACCTGTACCGCTGTATTACGATGTATGTTACCACCTTACCTGTGCCTGGAATGCATTTTCAGTGTGCACCAAAG TTGAATGGAGATTCTCAGGCAAAGGTGCAGAGGATCCTGCGACTGATTTCTGGTGGTGGTCTATCCATAACTGGATCGCACATCCTGTGTGGAGACTTCCTGTTTAGTGGTCACACTGTGGTACTAACACTCATCTACTTATTCATCAAAGAGT ATTCGCCACGTCACTTCTGGTGGTATCACTTAATCTGCTGGCTGATGAGTGCTGCTGGCATAGTTTGTATCCTTGTTGCTCATGAACACTACACTGTAGATGTCATCATTGCTTACTATATCACCACACGGCTCTTCTGGTGGTACCACTCAATGGCTAATGAAAAG ACTTTAAAGGTATCTTCACAGACAAACTTTCTCTCTCGAGCATGGTGGTatccaatattttatttctttgagaagAATGTGCAAGGCTCTGTTCCTTGCAGCTTCTCCTGGCCGATATCTTGGCCTCCCAGCTGCTTCAAATCTTCATGCAAAAAGTATTCACGGGTTCAGAAGACAGGAGAGGACAATGAAAAATctacctga